In a genomic window of Amorphus orientalis:
- a CDS encoding DNA polymerase IV has translation MPGLCRDCHTSFAAQSAAALRCPSCRSPRVVAHRSLQDLSIAHVDCDAFYAAIEKRDDPSLREKPLIIGGGRRGVVSTACYLARISGVRSAMPMFKALEACPDAVVIRPDMTKYAAVAREIRALMTDLTPLVQPISIDEAFLDLTGTERLHRARPAEVLARFASRVESEIGITVSIGLAPNKFLAKYASDLDKPRGFVVIDQAEAVDRLADDPVNRLPGVGPAMDRTLREAGFRLIRDLQTASQETLLRRLGAQGPRLGRLARGIDDRPVDPVDNRKSVSSETTFESDISAFETLAPILRRLSEKVSARLKAQEIAGRTVTLKLKTRDFRTVTRSRQLSDATRLADRIYRTGADLLSKETDGRAFRLIGIGVSELEPAVNADPDDLLEPERAKRAAAELAVDRLRGRYGEASVELGLTFGSDRRGRAKGEDHT, from the coding sequence ATACCCGGACTGTGTCGCGACTGTCATACCAGCTTTGCCGCGCAAAGCGCAGCCGCCCTTCGCTGCCCCTCCTGTCGCAGCCCGCGGGTGGTCGCCCACCGATCGCTCCAGGACCTCTCGATCGCCCATGTAGACTGCGACGCCTTCTATGCGGCCATCGAGAAGCGCGACGACCCGTCGCTGCGCGAAAAGCCGCTGATCATCGGCGGCGGGCGGCGCGGCGTCGTCTCCACCGCCTGCTATCTCGCGCGCATCTCCGGCGTGCGCTCGGCCATGCCGATGTTCAAGGCGCTGGAGGCCTGTCCGGATGCGGTGGTGATCCGTCCCGACATGACGAAGTACGCGGCCGTCGCCCGCGAGATCCGGGCCCTGATGACCGATCTGACGCCGCTGGTTCAGCCGATCTCCATCGACGAGGCCTTTCTCGACCTGACCGGGACAGAGCGGCTGCATCGCGCCCGCCCGGCGGAGGTGCTCGCCCGCTTCGCCAGCCGGGTTGAGAGCGAGATCGGGATCACCGTCTCGATCGGGCTCGCGCCCAACAAGTTCCTTGCCAAATACGCCTCCGATCTCGACAAGCCCCGCGGCTTCGTCGTGATCGATCAGGCGGAGGCCGTGGACCGGCTCGCCGACGATCCGGTGAACCGGCTGCCCGGCGTCGGCCCCGCCATGGACCGGACGCTGCGGGAGGCCGGCTTCCGCCTGATCCGGGATCTGCAGACCGCCTCCCAGGAAACCCTGCTGCGGCGCCTGGGCGCCCAGGGGCCGCGGCTCGGACGGCTCGCCCGGGGCATCGACGACCGCCCCGTCGATCCGGTGGACAATCGCAAGAGCGTGTCGTCCGAAACCACATTCGAGAGCGATATCTCCGCTTTCGAGACGCTGGCGCCGATCCTGCGCCGGCTCAGCGAAAAGGTCTCCGCCCGGCTGAAGGCCCAGGAGATCGCAGGCCGCACGGTGACGCTGAAGCTGAAGACGCGCGATTTCCGCACGGTCACCCGTAGCCGGCAGCTCTCCGACGCCACCCGGCTCGCCGACCGGATCTACCGGACCGGCGCCGACCTTCTGTCCAAAGAAACCGACGGACGCGCGTTCCGCCTGATCGGGATCGGCGTCTCGGAGCTGGAACCGGCGGTCAACGCCGACCCGGACGACCTGCTGGAGCCGGAGCGGGCGAAACGCGCCGCCGCGGAACTGGCTGTCGACCGCCTGCGCGGCCGCTACGGCGAGGCGTCGGTGGAGCTGGGCCTGACGTTTGGAAGCGACCGCCGCGGACGGGCGAAAGGGGAGGATCACACTTGA
- a CDS encoding DUF983 domain-containing protein, translating into MTSQSHSTFGTLPEELPERPVLPAMLRGAKCRCPACGVGSMFQGYLTVRDHCPSCGEELFHHRADDAPPYFTIVIVGHVIVSLVLSVEVAFQPPMWAHALLWGPLTLISCLALLRPIKGALVAYQWALHMHGFDPNAPPEGPIPDPAAEARQ; encoded by the coding sequence ATGACATCGCAGTCCCACTCCACGTTCGGCACGCTGCCCGAGGAACTTCCCGAGCGCCCGGTTCTTCCGGCCATGCTGCGGGGAGCCAAGTGCCGTTGCCCGGCCTGCGGCGTCGGATCGATGTTTCAGGGCTACCTGACCGTGCGCGACCACTGCCCGTCCTGCGGCGAGGAACTCTTCCACCACCGCGCCGACGACGCGCCGCCCTATTTCACCATCGTGATCGTGGGCCACGTCATCGTGAGCCTGGTGCTATCGGTCGAGGTCGCGTTCCAGCCTCCGATGTGGGCCCACGCGCTGCTCTGGGGTCCGCTCACCCTGATTTCCTGTCTTGCGCTTCTGCGCCCGATCAAGGGCGCGCTGGTCGCCTATCAGTGGGCGCTCCACATGCACGGCTTCGATCCCAACGCGCCACCGGAAGGCCCTATTCCGGATCCGGCCGCAGAGGCGCGCCAGTGA
- the rnr gene encoding ribonuclease R codes for MAPKQKTKKENRLPSREEVLKFIAENPGATGKREIARAFNVTGDQRIGLKKLLRELDDEGLVERRGRRLERPGVLPSVTVLYLSGRTDDGELVGEPAEWNEDEHGPAPKVIVVSERKGRGRPGPAPGVGDRVLARIREGTDTDPQQTAKVIKVIAKKPARVLGVLHDTGRGAQLAPIDKKQKELVLDPDDIGDAQDGELVEVEVKRAGRYGPAKAKVVQRIGSMSSERAVSMIAIHSHGIPHEFPKAVIKAAEKATPVTALDGREDWRDIPLITIDPADAKDHDDAVHAEPDTDPNNKDGVVVRVAIADVAHYVTAGSQIDLEAEKRGNSVYFPDFVVPMLPERLSNDLCSLREGEDRPAMAVRMVFDKSGRKSGHSFHRIMMRSAAKLSYQEAQAAIDGRPNEKTEPLLEPVLKPLWAAYGCLMKGRDAREPLDLDLPERKILLKPDGTVDRIITPDRLDAHKLIEEFMIQANVCAAETCEKADIDLLYRIHDNPSQEKLAALRDFLSTIDMKFPKVGNLRPSQFNGILHKVADTENAHLVSEVVLRSQAQAEYAPQNIGHFGLNLRRYAHFTSPIRRYADLIVHRALIRACRLGKDGLTDEEAAKLDVLGGELSAAERRAMAAERETIDRLIALWLVDHVGAEFSGRIVGVTRAGLFVALDDSGADGFIPISTLGQEYFRYEESARSLIGDRSKTRYRLGDRVDVRLVEAAPFAGALRFELLGEGRYQGSKSRTKKPAASARKRTGPPKGRRKVRA; via the coding sequence GTGGCCCCAAAACAGAAAACGAAAAAAGAAAATCGACTCCCCTCCCGCGAGGAGGTCCTCAAGTTCATTGCCGAAAATCCCGGCGCGACCGGCAAGCGTGAGATCGCGCGAGCCTTCAACGTGACGGGCGACCAGCGCATCGGGCTGAAGAAGCTTCTGCGCGAGCTCGATGACGAGGGGCTGGTCGAGCGCCGCGGTCGCCGCCTCGAGCGCCCGGGCGTTCTGCCGAGCGTCACCGTCCTCTACCTCTCCGGCCGCACCGACGACGGCGAGCTGGTCGGCGAGCCGGCCGAGTGGAACGAGGACGAGCACGGCCCCGCGCCGAAGGTCATCGTGGTGTCGGAGCGCAAGGGCCGTGGCCGTCCGGGTCCCGCTCCCGGCGTCGGCGACCGGGTTCTCGCCCGCATCCGCGAAGGCACCGACACCGACCCGCAGCAGACGGCGAAGGTGATCAAGGTGATCGCCAAGAAGCCGGCGCGGGTTCTCGGCGTGCTCCACGACACCGGTCGCGGCGCCCAGCTTGCGCCCATCGACAAGAAGCAGAAGGAGCTGGTGCTCGATCCCGACGACATCGGCGACGCCCAGGACGGCGAGCTGGTGGAGGTCGAGGTCAAGCGCGCCGGTCGCTACGGGCCGGCCAAGGCCAAGGTGGTTCAGCGCATCGGCTCCATGTCGTCTGAGCGCGCGGTCTCGATGATCGCGATCCACTCCCATGGCATCCCGCACGAATTTCCGAAGGCGGTGATCAAGGCGGCCGAGAAGGCCACCCCCGTGACCGCGCTCGACGGCCGCGAGGACTGGCGTGACATTCCGCTGATCACCATCGATCCGGCCGACGCCAAGGATCACGACGATGCCGTCCACGCCGAGCCGGACACCGACCCGAACAACAAGGACGGCGTGGTGGTGCGCGTGGCGATCGCCGACGTCGCCCATTACGTGACGGCCGGTTCGCAGATCGACCTGGAAGCGGAGAAACGCGGCAACTCCGTGTATTTCCCGGATTTCGTGGTGCCGATGCTGCCGGAGCGGCTGTCGAACGACCTGTGCTCGCTCCGCGAGGGCGAGGACCGGCCGGCCATGGCCGTCCGGATGGTGTTCGACAAGTCGGGACGCAAAAGCGGCCACAGCTTCCACCGGATCATGATGCGCTCCGCCGCCAAGCTCTCCTATCAGGAGGCCCAGGCGGCGATCGACGGCCGGCCGAACGAGAAGACCGAGCCGCTTCTGGAGCCGGTCCTGAAGCCGCTCTGGGCTGCCTATGGCTGCCTCATGAAGGGCCGCGACGCCCGCGAACCGCTCGACCTCGACCTGCCGGAACGCAAGATCCTGCTGAAGCCCGACGGCACCGTCGACCGGATCATCACGCCCGACCGCCTCGACGCTCACAAGCTGATCGAGGAGTTCATGATCCAGGCCAACGTCTGCGCGGCGGAGACCTGCGAGAAGGCCGACATCGATCTGCTCTATCGGATCCATGACAACCCGAGCCAGGAGAAGCTCGCCGCCCTGCGCGACTTCCTGTCCACCATCGACATGAAGTTCCCGAAGGTCGGCAACCTCCGCCCGTCCCAGTTCAACGGCATCCTGCACAAGGTCGCCGACACCGAGAATGCGCACCTGGTCAGCGAAGTGGTGCTGCGCAGCCAGGCCCAGGCGGAATATGCGCCGCAGAACATCGGCCATTTCGGTCTCAATCTGCGCCGCTACGCCCACTTCACCTCGCCGATCCGCCGCTATGCGGACCTGATCGTGCACCGCGCGCTGATCCGCGCCTGCCGGCTGGGCAAGGACGGCCTGACCGACGAGGAAGCGGCGAAGCTCGACGTGCTCGGCGGCGAGCTGTCCGCAGCCGAACGCCGCGCGATGGCGGCCGAGCGCGAAACCATCGACCGGCTGATCGCCCTGTGGCTCGTGGATCACGTCGGCGCGGAGTTTTCCGGCCGGATCGTCGGCGTGACCCGGGCCGGCCTGTTCGTCGCCCTGGACGACAGCGGCGCGGACGGCTTCATCCCGATTTCCACGCTCGGCCAGGAATATTTCCGATACGAGGAAAGCGCCCGCTCCCTCATCGGAGACCGGTCCAAGACGCGCTACCGGCTCGGCGACCGGGTCGACGTGCGGCTTGTCGAAGCAGCCCCGTTCGCCGGCGCGCTACGGTTTGAGCTTCTGGGCGAAGGCCGCTATCAAGGGTCGAAGTCTCGCACGAAGAAGCCGGCCGCAAGCGCTCGCAAGCGGACCGGCCCGCCCAAGGGACGACGAAAGGTTCGCGCATGA
- the rpmG gene encoding 50S ribosomal protein L33 translates to MAKATTIKIRLVSTADTGFFYVTKKNSRTMTEKMVKKKYDPVAKKHVEFREAKIK, encoded by the coding sequence ATGGCAAAGGCCACGACCATCAAGATTCGCCTCGTGTCGACCGCCGACACCGGCTTCTTCTACGTCACCAAGAAGAACTCGCGTACCATGACCGAGAAGATGGTGAAGAAGAAGTACGACCCGGTCGCGAAGAAGCACGTCGAGTTCCGCGAAGCGAAGATCAAATAG
- a CDS encoding MFS transporter, with product MTPETGATVPDGGSWRAVIAAIISMTAVGMSISLGMPLLSLVLEDRGVSTTMIGVNSAVGGIASLTVPLLIPALVSFAGASRVALVAFALMAVLFPLFYLLTEFWAWFPLRFVFYACATAAFAVCEFWINALAPEGKRGLAIGIYATVLSIGFAAGPAVLGLVGSSGILPFLIGSGVFLAAVVPMAVVADQSPTGLDRPTTNVLSFVLIAPAAVFAVAAFGAVESGSMSLLPLYGLAQGFSEGQAALLVSALALGNVVTQIPIGLLADRMDRRLILFLCALIGVGGALLLPLASANLLLLLAILFVWGGIIGGLYTVGLTHLGARFTGTELASANSAVVMMYAAGMLIGPALIGLGLDLWTPHGFSVVVGTFFLAYAVLAGSRLRRASTVSG from the coding sequence ATGACACCGGAGACGGGCGCGACGGTTCCCGATGGCGGCTCGTGGCGGGCGGTGATCGCGGCCATCATCTCGATGACCGCCGTCGGCATGTCGATCAGTCTCGGCATGCCGCTCCTGTCGCTGGTGCTGGAAGACCGCGGCGTCAGCACGACCATGATCGGCGTGAATTCCGCGGTGGGCGGCATCGCCTCGCTGACGGTGCCGCTGCTTATCCCGGCCCTCGTCAGCTTCGCCGGCGCGTCGCGGGTGGCGCTCGTGGCCTTCGCCCTGATGGCGGTGCTGTTTCCGCTGTTCTATCTCCTCACCGAATTCTGGGCGTGGTTTCCGCTGCGCTTCGTCTTCTATGCCTGCGCCACGGCCGCCTTCGCCGTCTGCGAGTTCTGGATCAACGCGCTCGCGCCGGAGGGCAAGCGCGGCCTCGCCATCGGCATTTACGCGACGGTGCTCTCCATCGGATTCGCCGCCGGCCCGGCCGTGCTCGGACTGGTCGGATCGAGCGGTATCCTGCCGTTTCTGATCGGCTCGGGGGTCTTTCTGGCAGCCGTCGTCCCGATGGCGGTGGTTGCCGATCAGTCGCCGACGGGCCTGGACCGGCCGACCACCAACGTCCTCTCCTTCGTGCTCATCGCCCCGGCAGCCGTGTTCGCGGTCGCCGCCTTCGGCGCGGTGGAATCGGGCAGCATGTCGCTTCTGCCGCTCTACGGTCTTGCCCAGGGGTTTTCCGAGGGCCAGGCGGCCCTGCTCGTCTCCGCCCTCGCGCTGGGCAACGTGGTGACGCAGATCCCCATCGGCCTCCTGGCGGACCGGATGGACCGCCGGCTGATCCTGTTTCTCTGCGCCCTGATCGGCGTGGGCGGTGCCCTGCTCCTGCCGCTGGCGAGCGCGAACCTGCTCCTGCTGCTCGCCATCCTGTTCGTCTGGGGCGGCATCATCGGCGGTCTCTACACCGTCGGCCTCACCCATCTGGGCGCGCGCTTCACCGGCACCGAACTCGCCTCCGCCAATTCCGCCGTGGTGATGATGTACGCGGCCGGGATGCTGATCGGGCCCGCCCTGATCGGGCTGGGGCTGGACCTGTGGACGCCGCACGGCTTCAGCGTCGTCGTCGGCACCTTCTTCCTGGCCTACGCGGTGCTGGCCGGCAGCCGCTTGCGCAGGGCATCCACCGTCTCCGGGTGA
- a CDS encoding NUDIX hydrolase produces MTDFSARLTATERAMDNPNRRPKDAATLLILDRSGKTTRVLMGKRHMGHAFMPGKFVFPGGRVDPADSRIPVASDYDDATRDQVMAKMRSPKSAARARALAVTAIRETYEEAGLFIGAKADRKPAGDDWAAFAERSLLPDLAPFRLVARAITPPRRPRRFDTRFFAISADRIVDHLPDNVGPSGELEEVQWVPLEDIADLDMPTVTTVVIDELRERLKTDPDLKQVVPISFYRWRGKGFIREVV; encoded by the coding sequence GTGACGGACTTCTCGGCGCGTCTGACGGCGACCGAGCGGGCGATGGACAATCCGAACCGGCGTCCCAAAGACGCCGCGACGCTGCTGATCCTGGACCGCTCCGGAAAAACCACCCGCGTCCTCATGGGCAAGCGCCACATGGGCCACGCCTTCATGCCGGGCAAGTTCGTGTTCCCCGGCGGGCGCGTCGATCCGGCCGATTCCCGCATTCCCGTGGCCAGCGACTATGACGACGCCACCCGGGATCAGGTGATGGCGAAGATGCGGTCACCGAAATCGGCGGCCCGTGCCCGTGCCCTCGCCGTCACCGCCATCCGGGAAACCTACGAGGAGGCGGGTCTCTTCATCGGCGCCAAGGCCGACCGCAAGCCCGCGGGCGACGACTGGGCGGCCTTCGCCGAACGGTCGCTGCTCCCCGACCTCGCCCCGTTCCGGCTCGTGGCGCGCGCGATCACCCCGCCGCGGCGTCCACGCCGGTTCGACACGCGCTTCTTCGCGATTTCGGCCGACCGGATCGTCGATCATCTGCCCGACAATGTCGGACCCTCCGGCGAGCTGGAGGAGGTCCAGTGGGTGCCGCTTGAGGATATCGCCGACCTGGACATGCCAACAGTCACCACCGTGGTCATCGACGAACTCCGGGAGCGGCTGAAGACCGATCCCGACCTGAAACAGGTCGTTCCGATCTCGTTCTATCGCTGGCGCGGCAAGGGCTTCATCCGAGAGGTCGTCTGA
- the topA gene encoding type I DNA topoisomerase has translation MHVVVVESPAKAKTINKYLGSDYQVLASYGHVRDLPPKDGSVRPDEDFAMSWAVDAKSQKRINDIAKAVKGADALILATDPDREGEAISWHVLQALRDKKALKDQRIERVVFNAITKQAVTDAMRNPRAIDTPLVDAYLARRALDYLVGFTLSPVLWRKLPGARSAGRVQSVALRLVCDREAEIEAFVSQEYWTILAKLLTAGGEAFDARLTGLDGKKLDKLGIRTGDEAEAIRKFLDGAGYAVTSVEARPQKRNPQPPFTTSTLQQEASRKLGFSSARTMQIAQRLYEGIDIGGDTVGLITYMRTDAVQMSQEGIQSIRREIGSSYGDRYLPEKQRHYATKAKNAQEAHEAIRPTDVSRRPKDLARSLDADQAKLYELIWKRAVASQMESAEIERTTVEIAATGGGRSAELRATGQVIKFDGFLTLYQEGRDDEDDDGDGRLPPIESGEKPKKTAIETKQHFTEPPPRYTEATLIKKMEELGIGRPSTYASTMAVLRDRGYVVLDKRRLVPEDKGRLVTAFLESFFERYVEFDFTASLEEKLDKISNGDLAWQEVLREFWQEFSAHVDETKELRVADVLDSLNEILGDHIFPKRADGGDPRACPSCAEGRLSLKLGRYGAFIGCSNYPDCRFTRQLAQSNDEAEAESDGPKVLGTDPETGLEVSLRSGRFGTYLQLGEAGSDGEKPKRATLPKGWSPDQVGLEDALKLLALPREVGTDPETGNPITAGIGRYGPFVKLDKTYANLDSVEEVFSVGLNRAVSLIAEKREKGGKGRNAAAELKALGEHPTAGGPVSVKDGKYGPYVNHGKVNATLPKDKDPQSLTMEEAVALLEAKAGPAKKAGGTKSKAKASTSAKKGTTSSKSRSTKSAGKTAGKTTRARSAKTSND, from the coding sequence ATGCACGTCGTTGTCGTGGAGTCGCCGGCCAAGGCGAAAACGATCAACAAATATCTGGGCTCGGACTATCAGGTCCTGGCCTCGTACGGACATGTGCGCGACCTTCCTCCCAAGGACGGATCGGTGCGCCCGGACGAGGACTTCGCCATGTCCTGGGCCGTCGATGCCAAGTCGCAGAAGCGCATCAACGACATCGCGAAAGCGGTGAAAGGCGCCGACGCGCTGATCCTCGCCACCGACCCCGACCGCGAGGGCGAGGCGATTTCCTGGCACGTGCTGCAGGCTTTGCGGGACAAGAAGGCTCTGAAGGACCAGCGCATCGAGCGGGTGGTCTTCAACGCCATCACCAAGCAGGCCGTCACCGATGCGATGCGGAACCCGCGCGCCATCGACACGCCGCTGGTCGACGCCTACCTGGCCCGCCGCGCGCTCGACTATCTGGTCGGCTTCACCCTGTCGCCGGTGCTCTGGCGCAAGCTGCCGGGCGCCCGCTCGGCAGGCCGTGTCCAGTCGGTGGCCCTGCGTCTGGTCTGCGACCGCGAGGCCGAGATCGAAGCGTTCGTCTCCCAGGAATACTGGACCATCCTGGCCAAGCTCCTGACGGCGGGCGGCGAGGCGTTCGACGCCCGTCTGACCGGTCTCGATGGCAAGAAGCTCGACAAGCTGGGGATCAGGACCGGAGACGAAGCCGAGGCGATCCGCAAGTTCCTGGATGGCGCCGGCTACGCCGTCACCTCGGTCGAGGCCAGGCCCCAGAAGCGCAATCCGCAGCCGCCCTTCACCACCTCCACGCTGCAGCAGGAGGCCTCCCGCAAGCTCGGCTTCTCGTCCGCGCGCACCATGCAGATCGCCCAGCGGCTGTATGAAGGCATCGACATCGGCGGCGATACGGTCGGCCTGATCACCTATATGCGGACCGACGCCGTCCAGATGAGCCAGGAGGGCATCCAGTCCATCCGCCGCGAGATCGGCTCGTCCTACGGCGACCGCTATCTGCCGGAGAAGCAGCGCCACTACGCCACCAAGGCCAAGAACGCCCAGGAGGCGCACGAGGCGATCCGGCCGACCGACGTGTCGCGCCGGCCGAAGGATCTGGCGCGCAGCCTCGATGCCGACCAGGCCAAGCTCTACGAGCTGATCTGGAAGCGCGCCGTGGCCAGCCAGATGGAATCGGCCGAGATCGAGCGCACCACGGTCGAGATCGCCGCCACCGGCGGCGGCCGCAGCGCAGAGCTGCGCGCCACCGGCCAGGTGATCAAGTTCGACGGCTTCCTCACCCTCTACCAGGAGGGCCGGGACGACGAGGACGACGACGGCGATGGCCGTCTGCCGCCGATCGAGAGCGGGGAGAAGCCCAAAAAGACCGCGATCGAAACCAAGCAGCACTTCACCGAACCGCCGCCGCGCTACACCGAGGCCACCCTCATCAAGAAGATGGAGGAGCTCGGCATCGGCCGTCCGTCGACCTATGCCAGCACCATGGCCGTGCTGCGGGACCGGGGCTATGTGGTGCTCGACAAGCGCCGGCTGGTGCCGGAGGACAAGGGCCGCCTGGTCACCGCCTTCCTGGAGTCCTTCTTCGAGCGCTACGTGGAGTTCGACTTCACGGCGAGCCTGGAGGAGAAGCTCGACAAGATCTCCAACGGCGATCTCGCCTGGCAGGAGGTGCTGCGCGAGTTCTGGCAGGAATTCTCCGCTCACGTCGACGAGACCAAGGAGCTGCGCGTCGCCGACGTTCTGGATTCCCTGAACGAGATCCTCGGCGACCACATCTTCCCCAAGCGCGCCGATGGCGGCGATCCCCGCGCCTGCCCGTCCTGCGCCGAAGGCCGCCTCTCCCTGAAGCTCGGCCGCTACGGCGCGTTCATCGGCTGCTCGAACTATCCAGACTGCCGCTTCACCCGCCAGCTCGCCCAGTCGAACGACGAGGCGGAAGCCGAAAGTGACGGACCCAAGGTGCTCGGCACCGACCCGGAAACCGGGCTCGAAGTGTCGCTCCGCTCTGGCCGGTTCGGCACCTATCTCCAGCTCGGCGAGGCCGGCAGCGACGGCGAGAAGCCGAAGCGGGCGACCCTTCCCAAGGGCTGGAGCCCCGACCAGGTCGGCCTGGAAGACGCCTTGAAGCTGCTGGCGCTGCCGCGCGAAGTGGGCACCGATCCGGAGACCGGCAATCCGATCACGGCCGGCATCGGCCGCTACGGTCCGTTCGTGAAGCTCGACAAGACCTACGCCAACCTGGATTCGGTGGAGGAGGTCTTCTCCGTCGGCCTCAACCGTGCGGTCTCGCTGATCGCGGAAAAGCGCGAAAAGGGCGGCAAGGGCCGCAACGCCGCGGCCGAACTCAAGGCGCTGGGCGAGCATCCGACCGCCGGCGGACCGGTGAGCGTGAAGGACGGCAAGTACGGCCCCTACGTGAACCACGGCAAGGTCAACGCGACGCTGCCGAAGGACAAGGACCCCCAGTCGCTGACGATGGAGGAGGCGGTGGCCCTTCTGGAAGCCAAGGCCGGCCCGGCGAAGAAGGCCGGCGGAACGAAGTCGAAGGCCAAGGCCTCGACATCGGCGAAGAAAGGCACCACTTCAAGCAAGTCCCGGTCGACCAAATCGGCCGGAAAGACAGCGGGCAAGACCACACGCGCCCGCTCCGCCAAAACCTCCAACGACTGA
- a CDS encoding response regulator, giving the protein MAKRVLIVEDNELNMKLFHDLLEASGYEVVESRNGTTAIELARSERPDLIIMDIQLPEVSGLDVTRQIKADDELKAIPVIAVTAFAMKGDEERIRQGGCEAYLSKPISVDKFLETVSTFIKTD; this is encoded by the coding sequence ATGGCCAAACGCGTTCTGATCGTGGAAGACAACGAGCTCAATATGAAGCTCTTCCACGACCTTTTGGAGGCGTCGGGCTACGAGGTCGTGGAAAGCCGAAACGGCACCACGGCGATCGAGCTTGCCCGCTCGGAACGGCCGGACCTCATCATCATGGACATTCAGCTTCCCGAGGTCTCCGGCCTGGACGTCACCCGGCAGATCAAGGCGGACGACGAGCTGAAGGCGATCCCGGTGATCGCGGTCACCGCCTTCGCCATGAAGGGGGACGAGGAACGCATCCGCCAGGGCGGCTGCGAAGCCTATCTCTCCAAGCCGATCTCGGTGGACAAGTTCCTGGAAACGGTCAGCACGTTCATCAAGACGGACTGA